A single genomic interval of Chloroflexota bacterium harbors:
- a CDS encoding cellulase family glycosylhydrolase: protein MSNPVRGMLILFLLLALVILVAWQARDYITDTLVNLTGEEDHVEQIKGLGALILLRFTQAPLELAPYVPIQHTGINPFGINTFLEQEVEPEKVERSLRMIRDAGFHWIRQEFPWEDIEISGKGDFWDHKWNVSAWAKYDRIVELANQYGLEIIARLDNPPAWSRARGDEIGTRAPPDNFEDFGDFVYAVVSRYKGKIRYYQIWNEPNIYPEWGEQPPDPEGYVELLRIAYQRAKEADPNCVILCAGLAQTIEHNDRNMDDLMYLQRMYDAGAAPYFDIMGVMAYGLWTGPTDRRVSPDRTNFARPQLIRDIMVRNGDAHKPIWATEIGWNALPSDFPGVANFGRVTLEKQAEYAVQAYQRAQDEWPWMGVMNYWFFKRATDAERDQSFYYFRLVEPDFTPLPVYEALRDYAHQPPVMSIGYHQESHWSLQYSGNWITVRDDQAVLGAYKIATEPESTLNFVFKGTDLDLVVLRQPESGRILVSIQGCSPKEIDLHSPTLVYGEVIPLARGLPNQKHSVEIRLLSGTAAIDGVIVRRGEAWGHNAFVAVLFFLLLLAVVVARSWIKHSSKGYANA, encoded by the coding sequence TTGTCTAACCCTGTGCGAGGTATGTTGATCCTGTTTCTTCTCCTGGCCTTGGTGATCCTGGTTGCCTGGCAGGCGAGAGATTATATCACAGATACTCTTGTAAATCTCACCGGGGAAGAGGATCACGTTGAGCAAATCAAAGGGTTAGGCGCACTGATCCTCTTGCGTTTCACCCAGGCTCCGCTGGAACTAGCCCCCTATGTGCCTATTCAGCACACGGGCATCAACCCGTTCGGGATCAATACCTTTCTGGAGCAGGAAGTCGAACCTGAGAAAGTGGAGCGTTCGCTACGCATGATACGAGATGCAGGCTTTCACTGGATCCGCCAAGAGTTCCCTTGGGAGGACATTGAGATCAGTGGCAAAGGAGACTTCTGGGACCACAAATGGAACGTAAGTGCCTGGGCTAAGTACGACCGGATCGTAGAACTGGCGAATCAATATGGTTTGGAAATCATCGCTCGACTGGATAACCCACCTGCTTGGTCGCGTGCCCGTGGCGATGAGATCGGCACCCGCGCCCCGCCAGACAATTTTGAGGATTTCGGTGACTTTGTGTACGCCGTGGTCTCTCGCTATAAGGGCAAAATCCGCTATTACCAGATCTGGAACGAGCCAAATATCTATCCAGAATGGGGCGAACAGCCCCCCGATCCGGAGGGCTATGTGGAGTTGCTGCGGATCGCATACCAGAGAGCAAAAGAAGCCGATCCCAATTGCGTGATCCTCTGCGCAGGGTTGGCCCAGACGATCGAGCACAACGATCGTAACATGGACGATCTCATGTATCTCCAGCGCATGTATGACGCTGGCGCTGCGCCCTATTTCGACATCATGGGCGTGATGGCTTACGGCCTCTGGACTGGGCCGACCGACCGGCGAGTTAGCCCTGATCGGACGAATTTTGCCCGCCCCCAGCTCATTCGCGACATCATGGTGCGCAATGGTGATGCTCACAAGCCTATCTGGGCTACTGAGATCGGGTGGAACGCACTGCCGTCAGATTTCCCAGGCGTAGCCAATTTTGGGCGCGTTACGCTGGAGAAACAGGCTGAGTACGCCGTTCAGGCCTACCAGCGTGCCCAGGATGAATGGCCGTGGATGGGAGTGATGAATTACTGGTTCTTTAAACGCGCTACTGATGCAGAGCGTGACCAGAGTTTTTACTATTTTCGCCTAGTCGAGCCAGATTTCACGCCCTTGCCAGTCTATGAGGCCCTGAGGGACTATGCTCATCAACCCCCGGTGATGTCTATCGGCTATCATCAAGAGAGCCATTGGTCATTGCAGTACTCCGGAAACTGGATCACTGTACGTGATGACCAGGCAGTCCTAGGCGCTTACAAGATAGCCACAGAACCCGAAAGCACCTTGAATTTTGTGTTCAAGGGAACAGACTTGGACCTCGTTGTCCTACGTCAGCCTGAAAGCGGACGAATCCTCGTCTCGATCCAGGGCTGTAGTCCGAAGGAGATAGACCTACACTCACCAACGTTAGTCTATGGGGAGGTGATTCCCCTGGCACGTGGCCTGCCAAACCAGAAACACAGCGTCGAGATCCGCCTACTATCAGGCACGGCGGCTATAGATGGAGTAATTGTCCGGCGAGGCGAGGCGTGGGGACACAATGCGTTTGTCGCTGTGCTCTTTTTTCTGCTTTTGCTCGCAGTGGTGGTGGCTCGCAGTTGGATTAAGCATTCGAGCAAAGGGTACGCAAATGCTTGA
- the waaF gene encoding lipopolysaccharide heptosyltransferase II, producing MALARKDIIISSLCRLLRPFFHLTTSSIPPRQIAAILIIKPCCRGDVLMTTPLITTLRQAYPKARLDFAVGPHSRAMVEANPKLDGLVDCGQVGSGRYSLRDYLALVNRIRQGHYEACFVPDRSPLITLLPALAGIPWRVGLDSHGRGFSLSVRIPVNEIKHEVELYLDLARAIGIPVQNPHLEFYPIDEDRARVASLLARAGDMSSGLQRTVVIHPGGGVNPGMVLSAKRWPPERFGAVAQRLSDAGHTIILVGGPDDIPIAAAVRAAMKREPIDLTGRLSFGELGALMERVHMFIGNDTGALHLAVAMGVPVVALYGPSDPRIYGPYGGRSVVLWHPPECSPCLVSGRWNQACCDYQCIRAIAVEEVYEAALSLLEAETKPPSL from the coding sequence ATGGCCCTCGCTCGGAAAGACATAATAATAAGCAGCCTCTGTCGCCTGCTCCGCCCCTTTTTCCATCTAACGACATCGTCTATCCCCCCACGCCAGATTGCGGCTATTCTCATCATCAAGCCCTGCTGCCGCGGCGATGTGCTTATGACTACGCCGCTTATCACTACTTTACGCCAGGCTTATCCCAAAGCACGACTTGACTTTGCTGTTGGCCCTCATTCGCGGGCTATGGTGGAGGCGAACCCGAAGTTGGATGGCCTGGTGGACTGCGGCCAAGTGGGCAGTGGGCGATATAGCCTACGTGACTATCTGGCACTGGTCAACCGAATACGGCAGGGTCATTATGAGGCCTGCTTTGTCCCCGACCGTTCCCCGCTTATTACGCTCCTGCCTGCGCTCGCGGGTATCCCGTGGCGTGTGGGATTAGACAGCCATGGGCGGGGATTTTCACTGTCTGTTCGCATTCCAGTCAATGAGATAAAACACGAGGTGGAACTTTACTTGGACTTGGCGCGGGCAATAGGCATTCCAGTTCAGAATCCCCATTTGGAGTTTTACCCGATAGATGAAGATAGGGCGCGCGTGGCCAGCCTTTTGGCAAGGGCTGGGGATATGAGTTCAGGGCTCCAGCGCACAGTGGTCATCCATCCTGGCGGTGGCGTTAATCCCGGCATGGTACTCTCTGCAAAGCGCTGGCCGCCAGAGCGATTTGGAGCAGTTGCCCAACGATTGTCCGATGCTGGACATACGATCATCCTCGTGGGTGGGCCAGACGATATACCTATTGCAGCAGCAGTGCGAGCGGCGATGAAACGCGAGCCGATAGATCTGACGGGTCGGCTCTCATTTGGGGAACTAGGCGCACTGATGGAGAGAGTGCACATGTTCATCGGCAACGACACAGGTGCATTGCATTTGGCGGTCGCTATGGGAGTGCCAGTGGTCGCTCTCTATGGCCCCTCCGACCCCCGTATATATGGACCATACGGAGGTCGCAGCGTGGTCCTGTGGCATCCACCCGAATGTAGCCCTTGTCTGGTAAGCGGACGCTGGAATCAGGCTTGCTGCGATTACCAATGTATCCGTGCGATTGCAGTTGAGGAGGTGTATGAGGCTGCGCTCTCATTGCTGGAGGCAGAAACAAAGCCCCCATCTTTGTGA